The following are encoded together in the Erpetoichthys calabaricus chromosome 16, fErpCal1.3, whole genome shotgun sequence genome:
- the si:dkeyp-69b9.3 gene encoding myocardin-related transcription factor A: protein MTLLASERSILIRNKFRSVLQLRMQHRQQQGEPVTDPALMKTNSGFTGERDGEKGRTDDLLRHKVAQRLPQPDNTHKAPADDHGELRQKKARLAEDLSEKILKRPGPLELVQKNILPLGSTELSEAVTARIQLPQLSTESFDDEISSSPASSPEQPLGFASSPDQSADQPMRSISPVSTSSSATSPTFQCSLTLLPLTEISSQPIPMSVAEADPIATPGMTGGIFLPVQPVPLLSKVKPPRPKKPKESKPKVRRLKYHQYVPPDQKSSSEAGNASGNSQTATTLVMDPAYSRLLQQQQVFLQLQILQQQQQGSTTQQLCVQGIGNSGDQVLGFTGSSSTVSPPSVKVKPKCSASPPGSTHKPELLPSNLDDLTVSELRQQLRKRGLPVSGTKPALLERLKPYQIQWPCAPPAPLRGAPILVPSATLTSPIDSTQSGVSTFITPADGSTPVNSTFLVKTNLKATGGQFSAPSGTAVTSAFLNQENPFPAGGATVFVKPEGGFLSSSSSTPLGGQFLGHTDRGPFLTPASDTGQSATPTATAPESSSREEVRIAQERKLPECNVPSWDIPVDWRRAEDMRVEMEMQQRLKNRHRERGASLGPSQHRLPATATGATQHIQLEFQPGDGEKSPQDSPVLPVPPTSCAFSPPVSPPLALQTTESGLHPFLQRDSSSGVGGNCAPAGEQQTEHYTTQVFCSQPCEPIGQDFELPMEITASPPQPLPAARTLEEELQEAIQRVQMAPSQSIDDILDEPLSCSDSSLAEHEASQLITVPLLAHSPPPPPSQPALHEDANFLTEPLCPSLSLELPDSPPPPMVSPPSASSVMDILSSHKGCQEAMTFDPADWLEALTFGLRPNSPPVPPFVSTDFGLDSDISTMRVLDLIIEQW, encoded by the exons ACGGATGACCTCCTCCGACATAAGGTGGCGCAGAGACTGCCTCAGCCTGACAATACACATAAGGCCCCAGCAGATG ACCATGGGGAGCTGAGACAGAAGAAAGCCAGGCTCGCCGAAGACCTCAGtgaaaaaattttgaaaaggCCAGGCCCCCTGGAGCTTGTGCAGAAGAACATCCTACCCCTGGGAAGCACCGAGCTCAGCGAAGCTGTCACAG CTCGGATTCAGCTGCCCCAACTGTCCACCGAGAGCTTTGATGATGAAATCAGCAGCTCTCCTGCTTCATCTCCCGAGCAGCCGCTGGGCTTTGCGTCTTCTCCGGATCAAAGTGCTGACCAGCCAATGAGATCCATCTCTCCAGTGTCCACTTCCTCCAGTGCAACTTCACCCACTTTTCAG TGCAGTTTAACCTTATTGCCGCTAACGGAAATCAGCAGCCAACCAATCCCAATGAGCGTGGCAGAAGCGGACCCCATAGCAACGCCAGGGATGACCGGTGGCATCTTTCTGCCTGTACAGCCTGTGCCTCTTCTTTCCAAG GTCAAGCCACCTCGGCCCAAGAAACCAAAGGAGTCCAAGCCAAAGGTACGGCGGTTAAAGTATCATCAGTATGTCCCCCCTGATCAGAAGAGCTCCAGCGAAGCTGGCAATGCCTCTGGAAACTCTCAAACAGCCACCACACTGGTTATGGACCCAGCCTACTCACGCCTTCTCCAGCAGCAACAGGTCTTCCTTCAGCTACAGATCCTCCAACAACAGCAGCAAGGGAGCACCACGCAACAGCTTTGTGTGCAGGGCATTGGCAACAG TGGGGATCAAGTTCTTGGCTTCACAGGTTCTTCTTCCACCGTCAGCCCTCCATCTGtgaaagtgaagccaaaatgctCTGCAAGCCCCCCAGGCTCCACCCACAAGCCAGAGCTCCTTCCTTCTAACCTGGATGACCTTACG GTTTCAGAGCTACGGCAGCAGTTAAGGAAACGTGGCCTCCCTGTGTCCGGCACCAAACCCGCTCTGCTTGAGCGGCTGAAACCCTATCAGATCCAGTGGCCTTGTGCTCCTCCAGCTCCCCTGCGGGGTGCACCCATTTTGGTGCCAAGTGCAACACTGACTTCTCCCATTGACTCCACACAGTCTGGAGTGAGCACCTTCATCACCCCGGCTGATGGCTCCACACCTGTTAACAGCACTTTCCTCGTCAAGACCAACTTGAAGGCCACTGGAGGGCAATTTTCAGCCCCGTCTGGAACAGCGGTGACCTCTGCTTTTCTAAACCAGGAGAATCCTTTTCCAGCAGGTGGTGCCACTGTGTTTGTAAAGCCAGAGGGTGGATTCCTGTCTAGCAGCTCCAGCACACCTCTTGGTGGCCAATTCCTTGGACACACCGACAGGGGTCCATTCTTGACCCCTGCCAGTGACACTGGGCAGTCTGCCACTCCCACAGCCACCGCCCCAGAGAGCTCATCTAGAGAGGAAGTGCGGATAGCTCAGGAGAGAAAGCTCCCTGAGTGCAACGTGCCCTCTTGGGACATTCCAGTGGACTGGAGGCGGGCAGAGGACATGCGAGTGGAGATGGAGATGCAGCAGCGGCTGAAAAACCGACATCGGGAGCGTGGGGCCTCACTCGGACCCTCTCAGCACAGGCTGCCTGCCACGGCCACTGGTGCTACTCAGCACATTCAGCTGGAGTTCCAGCCGGGAGATGGTGAGAAGAGCCCTCAGGATTCACCAGTGCTTCCTGTCCCACCAACGAGCTGTGCTTTCTCTCCGCCAGTCTCTCCTCCTCTTGCCCTTCAGACCACCGAGTCTGGACTTCATCCTTTCCTGCAGCGTGACAGTAGCAGTGGTGTCGGAGGGAATTGTGCCCCCGCCGGAGAGCAACAGACTGAACATTACACCACTCAG GTGTTCTGTTCCCAGCCCTGTGAACCAATTGGACAAGATTTCGAATTACCTATGGAGATCACGGCTAGCCCACCACAGCCACTCCCGGCAGCACGCACATTGGAGGAGGAGCTGCAGGAAGCCATCCAAAGAGTGCAG ATGGCACCCAGCCAGTCGATTGATGACATTTTGGATGAGCCCCTTAGTTGCTCAG ACTCATCGCTGGCAGAACATGAGGCCTCGCAGCTCATCACTGTGCCCCTTCTTGCACACTCACCTCCACCTCCACCGTCTCAGCCCGCACTTCACGAGGATGCCAATTTTCTTACAGAGCCTCTCTGCCCTTCTTTGTCCTTGGAACTGCCTGACTCTCCCCCACCTCCTATGGTCTCCCCACCCAGTGCCTCTTCAGTGATGGACATCTTATCCTCCCACAAGGGCTGCCAAGAAGCAATGACCTTTGACCCAGCAGACTGGCTAGAAGCTCTGACTTTTGGCCTTCGACCGAACAGTCCACCAGTGCCACCTTTTGTCAGCACAGACTTTGGCCTGGATTCGGACATTAGCACAATGAGGGTATTAGATCTCATTATTGAGCAGTGGTGA